The genomic stretch TTTACCCTGGATAATGCGACTGATTTTTGATGTAACTTGAATGCtgaacttattttatttatttcttgctgGCACACTTCAAGAAAACCCTCAGAAGACCGACAGTCTCTGCGGCGTGttactcagttagctggatttctttttacttcagtccatgttccagatttgggaggctTCTGGGTTAAGCAGTTTTGCAGTTCTCCagccaactcagtaatcctgctttgggtTACAGGTCCCAGGTCTTGTTTGTCCATGTAATTGGGATATACGGTGTGAATGGTACATTAACACAGATTAAGTCtctttggggaaaaaattaCTTGAGTTCTATAAATTCTataaattatacaaagttaagtgtgtgtgtggggggggggggggggtggaataaAACACTGGGCAAATGAGAATATACTGACTGCAACTTTTTTATTGAACACAAACAGCTGGCATAGGAGCCAGTTTTAAGAAAGTACAGGCTTTAAGAAACGGCATGCGATTGGCGAGGAGAGACGCTACCGGAATGTGGCTCAAGAGGAAACGCGGTAAAGCCGGTTCACCCGGAACGCGCGTGACCATCCAATAACGAGGCTTCAACATTATAATAACTGGCCCGAGTTTTTACAAAGAGCCGTCAAAATCACGGACTTCTTTAAACCAATCGAAAGGCGCCGCTTGGCCACCCGCAACACACAATTGACTGGTTCCAATCAGTGAGTGACTGATAACAGCTCCACCAATTTCCGTTGTCATGACGCCTCATCTGTCCAGCAGTCGTAACGACCGCAGACGCcgcagaggggcagagagtaATCTAAGCGACCGTTTTAAAACTACACCCCACAAAACAGGATCCCCACAGCCCAAAGCACACATAAGTGTGCTGGATACAGACATTTAATACGAGCAATAGCCACACTGGAAAGCAACAGATATGTATGTAGGCCTAAAGCCTAAAGATTAAGACAACTGTAAAATTGTCAGTCCGAGCAGGCGTCTGATCAAAGAAACGGAAATCCCCCAAACACTTTTTCTCCTGTGAAAATGATTGTCGTTTGCGTTTTGCAGAAGGTAGCCTATGTGTGGAAATGAAATCGCTGTCCACCAGTGTATATTTGCAAGACATCTTCGTAACGGTTGAGGTTAATGTAGTTATAATACTGTTGTGTCGGATGTGTTgttaaaacatgtaaaaaatacacaaaatatatgCACTCGAGAAGCGTAGGTATACAGTTTTCAGTCAAGTTCCTGAGCTAAAAGAACAGCAGTGACCTTCAGACGGCCTTTCTTTCCAAACGGGAAATTTGAGTATTAGGCAACGGCCGAAGCAGTTGTACTTGGCGATaatcaaaacattcaatttccaAAAACTCTGAGCAGTAACAAAGGATAATCCTGAATCTGAAAAGCCATTATGACACTTAATCGTTTAcattatacatgcatatacttacataaattgaattaaaaattaTTAACGTTACCAAATTTCCTTGGCTACAAATACtctgtttaaaatgcattcatttaccATAGATGTCAAAATTCACATTATCTACTGtggtaaaattaaattaaaaaacagctGGTACATTGAATTTGTTCCTTCAACTGACACAGACATCATAAATGTCATTTTCTGTAAGTCCCCAAAACATATTCAAAGGACTTAATCCCACGACGTTAAAATTATAACCTGCACAGCAACAACAGCTGTGAAACACAACCTGACAGAATAACTCAAGAGAAATTTCCCTAAATATAAAAagtgggcaaaaaaaaaaaaaaaaacttaatccATGGAGATAAGCAAAATGGTTCTTCCCAAAAGCACTTGGGAACAAATCTGGAAAAGCGGAAAGTGACAGGAGTGCGGGGGAGTGCTTTATCCCACTTctgccaaaacaataaaataaaaagtgaggTGTACCCTGAACAGGAATAACAGTTACATCTGGAACGCACACACAATATTAACTTATTGCCAACATATTATCCCCGTCTGAACGACTGAAGATATGTTTATGAGAAGAACAGCCCTGATGGTATTTCATGAGGTATTGTATCGTTTTTGTATTCAGTGAATCTCTTAAGAGGTGCCAGTGTTTGGGATGGTACAATCAAAGCACACAGTTAATGTCTCAGCACAAGGTCTCAGCACAAGAGAGAAATCACCACCTGCAGTTCAAAACTCAAATCAACTTCAAAATCACAAATTTCTTCTGTTGAAGAACCTGAGGCCTGAACTCAGTATCACTAATTATTTATGACTTAATTTGTTCTtcataattgttattttatggttttgttttatttgtatacacCAGACAATAAAAGTGAATGAAGTTGTAAATCGCGTCTGGCTTTCTTTGGCTTCCTCCTTAATTACCAGTGACCTCGTTCTGCTTTGTTATAGATTTTTAGAACAGAGTTTAGAGGAGGGGATGATATATGaaacatacaaaaaatgtaataaataaaaaaaaaagatgggtttttttttcttcccaaagAGGACTCTTAAGGTGAAAGTGTAAAAAGAAGCAAGTTGATTGTCTCTCTTTAACTTTTAGAATGGGATACAGCAGACTAACTGCAGGTGATAACGGATCGCAGACCTTTGTACGAGACAGAaacatgcactgtgtgtgtggactgtcgGTGACACTCCACCTGAATTCACAAGAAGAGGTTGGACCAAAAGGTAGCTTAGGTATTTTGGCGTGTTACCCTGGCTGTTTGCGGCCTTGTGTCCGAGGTAGGAGGGAAGTACTTTTTTTAGGTTTTCTATAAATGTGTGCGtttctgggtttgtgtgtgtgtttgcattgcattacagtaaTTCAGCTGACGCTAATCaatgcagttattcagctgataGCATACTGGCTGAcgtgcctgactgggacctggttcaagccccactgTCACCACAATatgctgttgggcccctgagcaaggcccttaactctacATTACTCCATGGGGGACTGGCCCCTGcctaatctaatcaactgtaaatcgccttggacaaaagcatcagataaataactgtaatgtaccGTATAAATGCGCACgtttgtgggtttgtgtctGAGTAGGGGTTTTGCGTGaatgtgcattttgtgtgtatgactgagtgtttgtgtgtgaggtagGGGAGCAGGGGTTGTGTAAATGAGGGtttttgtgggtttgtgtgcgtatgtgttattgtgtgtttgtgggtttatGTGCGTTTGTGGGTTTATGTGCGTTTGTGGGTTCATGTGCGTTTGTGGGCTTGTGGGTTTGCGGGTTTGTGTTTGAGGTAGAGGAGGGGGGCACAGTTCAGGGGTCCCGGCGGATGAACCAGAGCTCGTTCCTGCGGCAGGGCACGCCCGGGTTCTGGTACGTGGCCACCATGTAGACATCACGGCGTAGGGTGTCTGCGCTCCCCAGCAGCTCCCAGAGCAGGGAGATCTGCCGCGCGACCGTGTCCTCCGTGGTAGTGCCAAAAAACACCCTGAGGAGACACGGAGAGGCCTgttagtcacacacatacacacacacacacacacacacacacatatacacacacacacacatgtacacaggcatgtgacaaacacacacacacacacacatacacaggcatgtgatgcacacacacaggcatgtgacgtgcgcacacacacacacacgcacacacacacaaacacatgtacacaggcatgtgacgcacacacacgcacacacacacacacacataaacagccatgtgacgcacacacacacacaccacacacacacacatgtacacaggcatgtgacgcacacacacacacacaggcatgtgacgcgcacacacacgcacacacacacgcaaacacaggcatgtgacgtgcacacacaaactcacacaaaatTACTGCGTCAACACGTTTACTCCGAGAAACAACCGAAGAAAGGGCACAGAAAAGTGTACCGCGGTTCCTGCTAGCATACCTCATTTCCTGCTAGCATACCGCGTTTCCTGCTAGCGTAGCGCGTTTGCTCCTAGCATAGCGCGTTTGCTCCTAGCATAGCGCGTTTGCTGCTAGCATACCGTGGTTCTTGCTGGCATACTGCGTTTCCTCTTAGCGCACCGTGTTTCGTCCTAGCGTATAGCGTTTCCTGCTACCCTACTGCGTTTCCTGGTCGCGTACCACATCTGCTAACATACATCGTTTCCAGCTAGCATACTGCGTTTCGTGCTAGCGTTTCCTGCTAGCATACTGTGTTTCGTGCTAGTGTTTCCTCCTAGCGTACCGTGTTTCTGCTAGCGTACCGTGTTTCCTATCAGCAGGAACCACAACATGCTGATAGGAAACAcggtggggagggtggggtcagGCTCCCATGtggggagggcggggtcaggcTCACCTGGTGACGACCCTCAGGGGCTCCAATTGGACGATGCGGATGGCGGGGTCGGTGGGCTCGGGGGGGTCGAGCTGGAACTCCGCCGGGAGGTAGAACAGCGTCTGGACTTCTTTAGAGAAGCTGCCGTCCTCCAGAGTGCGGATCTCGTTCAGGACGGGGATCGTCATGCCCAGGTAACGGCCtgaaggtggggggggtgggggttcacAGGGTGAGGGCTCCTTCTGTAATCACTGTTActgaattttaattattttctgccCCCTATTTTGGCGATGCACTGTTGTTGTGAGGGTGATTTTGGGGGGGCCCTGTTGTTGTGAGGGTGATTTTGGGGGGGCCCTGTTGTTGTGAGGGTGATTTTGGGAGAGTGCTCTGTTGTTGTGAGGGTGATTTTGGGGGTTCCTGGTTGTGAAGGTGACTTTGGGGGGGCCCTACCGACAGAGTTCTCCTTGCAGATGTAGCGCATCAGCTTCATGAAGGCCATGGAGATGCTCTGCTCGTACAGCTCCTCCTGCTGAGTCACGCAGGCCCACTTCCCCGCTGGGTACACCCTCTCCTCATACACCGGCTCTCccagctgcagcacacacacacacacacacacacacacgcacacacgcacacacacacacacacacacacacacacacgcacacacacgcacacacgcgcacacacgcgcacacacgcgcacacacgcgcacacacgcgcacacacgcgcacacacacgcacacacacgcacacacacaccacacacacacacacacagacacacacgcgcacacacacacacacacacacgcgcacacacacgcgcacacacgcgcacacacgcgcacacacacaccacacacacgcgcacacacacacacacacagacacacacgcgcacacacacgcacacacacaccgcacacacacaccgcacacacacaccgcacacacacgcacacacacacacacacagacacacacgcgcacacacacagacacacacacaccacacacacacgcacacacacacacacacagacacacgcgcacacacacacgcacgcacacacgcacgcgcacacgcagcacgcagcacgcgcacacaatacacatacacacgcacgcacacacacacacacacacacagacacacacacacattacattacattattggcatttggcagacgctcttatccagagcgacgtacaacaaagtgcatacccataaccagggctaagtgcacagaaagaccctagagggaagtacaatttcaattgctacccgtacaacaaagataaggaccagggcctatttttatttttttatttttttttaaacaacaaatgaacaaacaaacaacaaagcaaaagtgaccaaacttaactatccaaatactgcttacctagccaacacgcacacacacacgcacacatgcacgcacgcacgcatgcgcgcacacacacacacgcgcacacacgcacgcacgcacgcacacacacgcacacccacacacacactacacacacatgcatgtatacatgcacgcacacacacacacacacacacacacagtaactcaTCTCTATCACCTGCTCTGTGGCACAGCAGATACATGGACCtttgttcattacattatttttattacagttatttagctgaggcttttatccaaagtgacttaaagtttagactaagcaggggacaatcccctctggaacaatgtggggttaggggcctcgctcaaggtcccaacagcTGAATtggtgcttgaaccaccaaccttccaggtcccagtcaagcacttaAGCTATCTGCTGTTCCAGGTCTTTATAAATGCAGTGTTAGATACTATTTTGCTTCTAGGCAAACTAAGCACACTTTAGAGGGAATAGGTGAGCATTGCAGGGCTGACTGGCCTGTTCTCGTCTTTATGTAATACCTCTCTCATGTGAGTCATGTAACCCCCCGACCCCTCACCCCTGACCCGTGACCCTTGACCCCTGAGGCAGGGCTTACCTTCTTATGCTCAGACACGGGGGTGAATGGGaccctctcctgctcctggtTCTGTTGGGTCATTTCCTGAATCGGGCCGGACATTTCTGTTCCGAAAAACAAACGCGTGGTTCACCAGCTGCTAAAAATGACTTCACAAGCGTCTTAAGAGTGTCTTCTTTTAGTCTTGCAATAGGACTTGAGATCTTATTTTTAAGTGCTGAGAAGACAAAAACCTGCTTGACAAGTTCCATTTTTCCACAGGAaagtcttgaaatgagtcaaactgtcttacctcattggctgTTCTTGCCTTATTTCGAAAAAAAGTAGAAGAAatttaagactaaaatacttgttgagatttattttttttgtgtcttttgattgattttttGTAGTGCCAGCTGTTCATCAGAGCTCAGTGGCTAGGTCTATAGAAATTCAATCAATAGGAGAAAGGCAAAAGTGGgcattgaagaaaaaaaaaaaaaaaaaaaaaaaacccttccaCATTGTCTctcaatgtgttttttaaattttttatttatcaataACAGGAAGAGCTGAAAGGCTGTTTGCACCTGGAATGCAGCCCTGGGCTTCAGAGCTGCATTATGTGTAGGAAACGGGAGTTTTAAAATGACCAAGGCTGCAGTCATTTTGGTACAAAGGGCTGCTCAGTCTGTTACCagatgaattttttttttttacaaaagacaCCTTCCTTATGCATGAAAGCAAATTGTTTGCCTCAATATATGCTGAATAATGAGGTGTGACAACTAATATTTACCCAGCTAAAAATGATTCTTACATGGTATTCCAGTTTTGACACTGAAGCATTTTACAACAGAAGACCACAACATAAGGCCTCTTATTTTAGGAGCCCTACAGTGCAACAGGTGTCATAAAATGCTTCGCTAATGCTACTGAATGGCATCTGTTCTATCTGCCCCTGTTGATGTTTCTCTAATCAAAGTATCTCAGGAACGAATGAGAACTGGGTTTGGTTATTCACGTGCCTGAAAGTGCAATGGATTGTGGTCATTGTAGTTATCGCGCTGTAGTTATCTTTGTGCAAACTGTGTTGAGTAGCACGCCTAAAAACTACAAACCCAGAGCCGCGGTggtgcagcagacttgcggttgcagtttgctgcagttacacaccggggaccggggttcgattcacggacctgccaaaaagccaagctcggccggctcatgtggagcagcaataattggctcgctgctccagagggagggacttggcacaaaaacaagcacctcgagcgCCTCGGCATCACGGTCACGACTtttgagacgagacggcttgaagaaggcgtgtcgctctcctgccggccgccgagggacggggtgtgggcggtgtatctaatactcgCTCTAactgaatcagacggggtccaattggctaccaaattgggagaaaaaggaaaaaaaaaaactacaaacccCATCCTGCATCGTGGGGCTCTCACCTCTGGGGACGGAGACCTGGTGGGTGTTGCCCACCGACTGCCAATGGGCAAAgagtctctcctcctcctcctcatccattGGCTCAGGGTTATCCGTGATGTCAACGTCCAGCTGCTCATCGTCCAATCCGGCGAGGTCCTCGAAGGAGATGA from Conger conger chromosome 2, fConCon1.1, whole genome shotgun sequence encodes the following:
- the soul4 gene encoding heme-binding protein soul4, yielding MALISFEDLAGLDDEQLDVDITDNPEPMDEEEEERLFAHWQSVGNTHQVSVPREMSGPIQEMTQQNQEQERVPFTPVSEHKKLGEPVYEERVYPAGKWACVTQQEELYEQSISMAFMKLMRYICKENSVGRYLGMTIPVLNEIRTLEDGSFSKEVQTLFYLPAEFQLDPPEPTDPAIRIVQLEPLRVVTRVFFGTTTEDTVARQISLLWELLGSADTLRRDVYMVATYQNPGVPCRRNELWFIRRDP